One segment of Polaribacter huanghezhanensis DNA contains the following:
- a CDS encoding ComEC/Rec2 family competence protein: MKRLLNFLPTHFTICLIVGIVLQFHYKLWQYTFTKAILVFVLFLILIFVLKYFKKKLLFTITSWILFVFVGVFAVFLQNHSQKDNYYRNYFSADSLITFKVEKVLKSNLYYDKYIGSIVRVGNQKTVGTILLNVQRDSLQRTANIGDVFLFKSELSEVQKPLNPYQFDYKKYLEKLGVYNQVFLINTAFIVKESNENSIYKIAENIRAKIEKELIENGFKGEELAVIEALILGQRNDISKDVLEEYTNAGAIHILAVSGLHVGIILLILTFLLKPLEQLKNGKTIKTFLIVLLLWFFAVIAGLSASVVRAVTMFTGIAIGMTFHRKTLIQHTLITSMFVLLLCKPMFLFDVGFQLSYLAVFSIVTIQPKLYQLWKPTRFLTDKFWQLFTVSIAAQLGVLPVSLFYFHQFPGLFMLSNLVIIPFIGIILMLGILVIVLALFQILPTFLADLYMFIISLMNQFVSWISIQESFLIEDISFSFLLLLMSYGCLIFGFMYVERKTYKSTVLFLSFVILFQGSVFYEKKQVEITNEFVIFNKSRKTIIGENKNGNLKIHHDLDSVSVKMLGLIKDYKVGKKVTTIEFKNQFANSYQFKKEIFILVDSLGVYQIGKKLNPIVLLIQSPKINLERLIENIQPKQIIADASNYKNQVVNWKFICDTKNIPFYYTGEKGAIIFE, from the coding sequence ATGAAGAGGTTGCTAAATTTTTTACCAACTCATTTTACTATTTGCCTAATTGTAGGAATTGTTTTGCAATTTCATTACAAATTATGGCAATATACTTTTACGAAAGCAATTCTTGTTTTTGTGCTTTTCTTAATCTTGATTTTTGTTTTAAAGTATTTTAAAAAGAAACTTCTTTTTACAATTACAAGTTGGATTCTCTTTGTGTTTGTCGGAGTGTTTGCTGTGTTTTTGCAAAATCATTCTCAAAAAGATAATTATTATAGGAACTATTTTTCGGCAGATTCTTTAATCACTTTTAAGGTAGAGAAAGTACTGAAAAGTAATTTGTATTATGATAAATATATAGGATCAATTGTTAGAGTTGGCAATCAAAAAACTGTGGGAACAATTTTATTAAATGTTCAAAGAGATAGTTTACAAAGAACGGCAAATATTGGGGATGTTTTTTTGTTTAAATCAGAACTGAGCGAAGTTCAAAAACCATTAAATCCGTATCAATTTGATTATAAAAAGTATCTCGAAAAACTAGGCGTTTACAATCAGGTTTTTCTAATAAACACTGCTTTTATTGTCAAAGAATCTAATGAAAATTCAATTTATAAAATTGCAGAAAACATTAGGGCTAAAATTGAAAAAGAATTGATAGAAAACGGATTTAAAGGAGAAGAGCTCGCTGTTATAGAAGCATTGATTTTAGGGCAACGAAACGATATTTCTAAAGATGTATTAGAAGAGTATACAAATGCTGGTGCCATTCATATTTTAGCAGTTTCTGGGTTGCATGTCGGAATTATTTTATTGATTTTAACTTTCCTTCTAAAACCATTAGAACAACTTAAAAACGGAAAAACTATCAAAACATTTTTAATCGTTTTATTGTTGTGGTTTTTTGCAGTCATTGCAGGTTTATCCGCATCAGTTGTGAGAGCCGTAACGATGTTTACGGGAATTGCAATCGGAATGACATTTCACAGAAAAACATTAATTCAGCACACATTAATTACATCAATGTTTGTACTGCTACTTTGCAAACCAATGTTTCTGTTTGATGTTGGATTTCAATTAAGTTATTTGGCGGTTTTTAGCATTGTGACGATTCAGCCCAAATTGTATCAATTATGGAAACCAACACGGTTTTTAACGGATAAGTTTTGGCAATTATTTACGGTTTCTATTGCTGCACAATTGGGAGTTTTACCTGTAAGTTTGTTTTATTTTCATCAATTTCCAGGATTGTTTATGCTTTCTAATTTGGTGATTATTCCTTTTATTGGAATCATTTTAATGCTCGGTATTTTAGTCATTGTGTTGGCGTTATTTCAAATACTACCCACTTTTCTGGCGGATTTATACATGTTTATAATTTCGTTAATGAACCAATTTGTAAGTTGGATTTCTATTCAAGAATCGTTTCTGATAGAAGATATTTCATTCTCTTTTTTATTGTTGTTAATGTCTTACGGATGTCTGATTTTTGGGTTTATGTATGTTGAAAGAAAAACCTACAAATCTACTGTGTTATTTTTATCGTTTGTCATCCTTTTTCAAGGAAGTGTTTTTTATGAAAAAAAGCAAGTTGAAATAACCAACGAATTTGTCATTTTTAATAAAAGTAGAAAAACGATTATTGGAGAAAATAAGAATGGAAATTTAAAAATTCATCACGATTTAGATTCTGTAAGTGTAAAAATGCTAGGTTTAATAAAAGATTATAAAGTTGGTAAAAAAGTAACTACAATTGAGTTTAAAAACCAGTTTGCTAATAGTTATCAATTTAAAAAAGAGATCTTTATTTTAGTTGATAGCTTAGGTGTTTATCAAATAGGAAAGAAATTAAATCCAATTGTTTTACTCATTCAATCTCCAAAAATCAACTTAGAAAGATTGATTGAAAACATCCAACCAAAACAAATTATTGCCGATGCTTCAAATTATAAAAATCAGGTTGTAAATTGGAAATTTATTTGCGATACAAAAAACATCCCATTTTATTATACTGGAGAAAAGGGCGCAATTATTTTTGAGTAG
- a CDS encoding thioredoxin family protein has translation MKKIIVLLIIAFTLNTNAQEKINWLSFEKAIEINKKNPKPFLIDIYTDWCGWCKKMDKETYTNPIIAKYVNENYHAVKLNGEGKDPITYKDYTFKFNQQGNTKYHELSAALQNGKLSYPTTIILNKEEQLLDRIPGYLTAKKMEMVLAFFIKKDRKEKKWGDFAKNFKNTIQE, from the coding sequence ATGAAAAAAATAATAGTTTTATTAATCATAGCTTTTACATTAAATACTAACGCGCAAGAAAAAATAAATTGGCTTTCTTTTGAAAAAGCAATTGAAATCAATAAAAAAAACCCAAAACCTTTTCTAATAGATATTTATACGGATTGGTGTGGTTGGTGTAAAAAAATGGACAAAGAAACCTATACAAACCCCATAATTGCCAAGTACGTAAACGAAAATTATCATGCAGTTAAATTAAATGGCGAAGGCAAAGATCCAATTACATATAAAGACTATACGTTTAAATTCAATCAGCAAGGAAATACAAAATACCACGAATTAAGCGCTGCGCTACAAAATGGAAAATTAAGTTATCCTACAACTATAATTTTAAACAAAGAGGAACAATTATTAGACAGAATCCCTGGATATTTAACGGCAAAAAAAATGGAAATGGTATTGGCTTTTTTCATTAAAAAAGACAGAAAGGAAAAAAAATGGGGAGATTTTGCGAAAAATTTTAAAAACACAATTCAAGAATAA